The Candidatus Pantoea soli genome window below encodes:
- the glpD gene encoding glycerol-3-phosphate dehydrogenase — protein METKDLIVIGGGINGAGIAVDAAGRGLSVLMLEARDLACATSSASSKLIHGGLRYLEHYEFRLVGEALAEREVLLKMAPHIAFPMRFRLPHRPHLRPAWMIRMGLFMYDRLGKRTTLPGSKSLRFGAESALKPEITRGFEYSDCWVDDARMVVLNAQEVVKQGGEVRTRTRVTRAWREGGLWMVEAEDTDTGKIHTWRAKGLVNAAGPWVKQFFDDGLKLKSPYGIRLIKGSHIVVPRVHKEKQAYILQNEDNRIVFVIPWMDEFSIIGTTDVEYKGDPKNVKIDDNEISYLLKVYNAHFKQQLTSDDIVWTYSGVRPLCDDESDSPQAITRDYTLDVHDENGQAPLLSVFGGKLTTYRKLAEHALEKLAKYYPDAGPAWTKNAVLPGGDFSGTREDYAAGLRRRYPFISEGMARHYARTYGSRTEVLLDGAKSLADLGENFGHEFYEAELRYLVKHEWVRELDDAIWRRTKQGMWLSEAEQARIREWLAANGQTPALSLAS, from the coding sequence GTGGAAACCAAAGACCTGATCGTGATCGGCGGCGGCATCAACGGTGCCGGCATTGCAGTGGACGCTGCAGGACGCGGACTGTCAGTGCTGATGCTGGAGGCGCGGGATTTGGCCTGTGCAACTTCCTCTGCCAGCTCTAAACTGATTCACGGTGGCCTGCGCTATCTGGAACATTACGAATTTCGCCTGGTGGGTGAAGCTCTGGCCGAACGCGAAGTGCTGCTGAAAATGGCACCGCACATCGCCTTCCCGATGCGCTTCCGTCTGCCACATCGCCCGCATCTGCGCCCGGCGTGGATGATCCGCATGGGGCTGTTTATGTACGATCGCCTCGGCAAGCGCACCACGCTGCCGGGCAGTAAAAGTCTGCGTTTTGGCGCGGAATCGGCCCTGAAGCCGGAAATCACGCGCGGTTTCGAATATTCTGACTGCTGGGTAGACGATGCCCGCATGGTGGTTCTGAATGCGCAGGAAGTGGTGAAACAGGGTGGTGAAGTGCGTACCCGTACGCGTGTAACCCGCGCCTGGCGTGAAGGCGGTCTGTGGATGGTGGAAGCCGAAGACACAGATACCGGAAAAATCCACACCTGGCGCGCCAAAGGGCTGGTCAACGCTGCCGGTCCGTGGGTAAAACAGTTCTTCGACGATGGTCTGAAGCTGAAATCGCCTTACGGTATTCGCCTGATTAAAGGCAGCCACATCGTGGTGCCACGCGTGCATAAAGAGAAGCAGGCTTATATCCTGCAGAACGAAGATAACCGTATCGTGTTTGTTATTCCGTGGATGGACGAGTTTTCCATTATCGGTACCACCGACGTGGAGTACAAAGGCGATCCGAAGAACGTGAAGATCGACGATAACGAAATCAGCTACCTGCTGAAGGTGTACAACGCACACTTTAAACAGCAGCTGACCAGTGACGATATTGTCTGGACCTACTCCGGTGTGCGCCCGCTGTGCGACGACGAGTCCGACTCGCCCCAGGCGATTACCCGCGATTACACGCTGGACGTGCACGACGAAAACGGTCAGGCGCCGCTGCTGTCAGTATTTGGCGGCAAGCTGACCACTTACCGCAAGCTGGCAGAACACGCGCTGGAAAAACTGGCTAAATACTATCCGGATGCCGGTCCGGCATGGACGAAAAACGCTGTGCTGCCGGGCGGAGACTTCTCCGGCACCCGTGAGGATTATGCTGCCGGCCTGCGTCGTCGTTATCCGTTTATCAGTGAAGGCATGGCACGGCATTATGCCCGTACTTACGGCAGCCGCACCGAAGTGCTGCTGGACGGCGCAAAAAGCCTGGCCGATCTCGGCGAGAATTTTGGTCACGAGTTCTACGAAGCCGAACTGCGTTACCTGGTGAAACATGAGTGGGTGCGCGAACTGGATGATGCTATCTGGCGTCGTACCAAACAGGGCATGTGGCTGAGCGAAGCCGAACAGGCACGCATCCGTGAATGGCTGGCCGCCAACGGCCAGACCCCGGCGCTGTCACTGGCTTCCTGA
- the iolE gene encoding myo-inosose-2 dehydratase, protein MNKDNVKLAIAPIGWTNDDMPDLGSENTFQQTVSEMALAGFTGSEVGSKYPKDPAILKPMLEIRGIEICNAWFSTFFANGDKAKTIDEFINHMNFLHAMGARVIGCSEQSKSIQGTTLPVLEQKPVFTDEEWRLTAEGYNTLAEIAAQKGMRVTLHHHMGTGIQTPDEIDRFMAMTHDSVGLLYDTGHIYYSEGSQQVMLDVLTRHLPRIFHVHLKDVRDSVVAEVREKSLSFLDGVKKGTFTVPGDGVIDFKPVFKILDDYGYKGWMVVEAEQDPAIANPFEYAVKARKYIRENTGL, encoded by the coding sequence ATGAATAAAGATAACGTAAAGCTGGCGATTGCGCCGATCGGCTGGACCAACGATGACATGCCGGATCTTGGCAGCGAGAACACCTTCCAGCAGACGGTCAGTGAAATGGCGCTGGCGGGCTTTACCGGCAGCGAAGTGGGCAGTAAGTATCCGAAAGATCCCGCAATTCTCAAGCCGATGCTGGAGATTCGCGGGATCGAGATTTGCAATGCCTGGTTCAGCACCTTTTTTGCCAACGGGGATAAAGCCAAAACCATTGATGAGTTCATCAATCACATGAATTTCCTGCACGCTATGGGCGCACGCGTGATTGGCTGCTCTGAGCAGAGCAAAAGTATTCAGGGCACCACGCTGCCGGTGCTGGAGCAGAAGCCGGTGTTTACCGACGAAGAGTGGCGCCTGACCGCGGAAGGGTACAATACGCTGGCAGAGATTGCCGCGCAAAAAGGCATGCGCGTGACCCTGCATCATCACATGGGCACCGGTATCCAGACGCCTGACGAGATCGATCGCTTTATGGCTATGACGCACGACAGCGTCGGGCTGCTGTACGATACCGGGCACATTTATTATTCCGAAGGATCGCAGCAGGTTATGCTGGACGTGCTGACCCGCCATCTGCCGCGTATTTTCCATGTGCATCTCAAGGATGTGCGCGACAGCGTGGTGGCTGAAGTGCGGGAAAAATCGCTGTCGTTCCTTGATGGCGTGAAGAAAGGCACCTTTACCGTACCGGGCGACGGCGTGATTGATTTCAAACCGGTGTTTAAAATCCTTGACGACTATGGCTACAAAGGCTGGATGGTCGTGGAAGCGGAACAGGACCCGGCTATCGCCAACCCGTTCGAGTATGCAGTGAAAGCGCGCAAGTATATCCGCGAGAACACCGGGCTCTGA
- a CDS encoding Gfo/Idh/MocA family oxidoreductase, translated as MTLKLGVIGTGAIGQEHIRRCNNVLQGAKVVAVSDINMEGARAALQRLNIEAEVYQDGHQVINSPEVDAVLVTSWDPTHEAFTLAAIAAGKPVFCEKPLALSAEGCRRIVDAEIRHGKRLVQVGFMRPYDAGYRALKKVITDGDIGEPLMLHCAHRNQSVGENYTTDMAITNTLIHELDVLRWLTEDDYKSVQVVFPRTTSKSHAALKDPQIVLFETQKGIRIDVEIFVNCAYGYDIQCEVVGEEGIARLPEPSAIQTRKNACLGIPLLTDWKDRFIDAYDVELQAFINDVKAGQLTGPSAWDGFAASVAADACLKAQNSGAIEPVSMPPRPDFYAR; from the coding sequence ATGACGCTCAAACTCGGTGTGATTGGTACCGGCGCAATTGGTCAGGAACATATTCGTCGCTGCAATAACGTATTGCAGGGCGCAAAAGTGGTGGCGGTTTCCGATATCAATATGGAAGGTGCGCGCGCGGCGCTGCAGCGGCTGAACATTGAAGCCGAAGTCTATCAGGACGGCCATCAGGTGATTAACTCGCCGGAAGTGGATGCCGTGCTGGTGACCTCGTGGGACCCGACGCACGAAGCGTTCACGCTGGCGGCCATCGCAGCCGGTAAGCCGGTGTTCTGCGAAAAACCCCTGGCGCTGAGTGCCGAAGGCTGCCGCCGGATCGTGGACGCGGAAATCCGCCACGGCAAGCGTCTGGTGCAGGTCGGCTTTATGCGCCCCTACGATGCCGGTTATCGCGCGCTGAAAAAAGTGATTACTGACGGTGACATTGGTGAACCCCTGATGCTGCACTGCGCACACCGTAACCAGAGCGTCGGCGAAAATTACACCACAGATATGGCCATTACCAACACGCTGATTCATGAACTGGATGTGCTGCGCTGGCTGACCGAAGATGACTACAAGAGTGTGCAGGTGGTCTTCCCGCGCACCACGTCAAAATCACATGCCGCACTGAAAGACCCGCAGATTGTGCTGTTTGAAACGCAAAAGGGCATTCGCATTGACGTCGAAATCTTCGTCAACTGCGCGTACGGCTATGACATCCAGTGCGAAGTCGTAGGCGAAGAGGGCATCGCCCGTCTGCCGGAACCTTCTGCGATTCAGACGCGTAAAAACGCCTGTCTGGGTATTCCGCTGCTTACCGACTGGAAAGATCGCTTCATTGATGCGTACGACGTGGAGCTGCAGGCCTTTATCAACGATGTTAAAGCCGGCCAGCTGACCGGACCTTCTGCCTGGGATGGCTTTGCCGCCTCTGTAGCGGCCGACGCCTGCCTGAAGGCGCAGAACAGCGGGGCGATTGAGCCGGTCAGCATGCCGCCGCGTCCGGATTTCTACGCGCGCTAA
- the iolD gene encoding 3D-(3,5/4)-trihydroxycyclohexane-1,2-dione acylhydrolase (decyclizing), whose protein sequence is MGTIRLTTAQALVKFLDNQYLNADGVETKFVKGIFAIFGHGNVLGMGQALEQDSGDLVVYQGRNEQGMAHAAIGFARQSLRRQILACTSSVGPGAANMITAAATATANRIPLLLLPGDVFATRQPDPVLQQIEQSHDLSISTNDAFRAVSKYWDRVSRPEQLMSACINAMRVLTDPAETGAVTLALPQDVQGEAWDFPDYFFQKRVHRLDRRLPTPAQLEEALALIARKHKPLIVVGGGVKYAEAGQALLKFAERFQIPFAETQAGKGTIVSDHPLNVGGVGETGCLAANLLAKEADLVIGIGTRYTDFTTASKWIFQNPAVSYLNLNVSNFDSYKLDGVQLLADAREGLTALEAGLQGFESHWGGQIEQAQSKLLKETQRVYAATFNTEDFIPEIADHIDREALFSEFERLTRSVLTQSSVLGTLNAQLPKDAVIVAAAGSLPGDLQRVWRTKDYNAYHVEYGYSCMGYEVNAALGVKLAQPQREVYAMVGDGSFMMLHSELVTSIQEGAKINVILLDNMTNGCINNLQMEHGMDSFTTEFRFRNPEGGKLDGGFVPVDFAAIAGGYGCKTYRVTTLDELKAALADAQQQTVSTLIDIKVLPKTMVHKYFSWWHVGVAQTSTSERTRQVAEKLNQHIDQARKY, encoded by the coding sequence ATGGGCACAATCAGACTTACCACGGCGCAGGCGCTGGTGAAATTTCTTGATAACCAGTATCTGAATGCAGACGGCGTTGAAACCAAATTTGTAAAAGGCATCTTTGCCATTTTCGGCCACGGCAACGTGCTGGGCATGGGGCAGGCGCTGGAGCAGGACAGTGGCGATCTGGTGGTCTACCAGGGACGCAACGAGCAGGGCATGGCGCACGCCGCCATTGGCTTTGCCAGGCAGTCGCTGCGTCGCCAGATCCTGGCCTGTACATCGTCTGTCGGGCCGGGTGCCGCCAACATGATCACCGCCGCCGCCACCGCGACCGCCAACCGTATTCCTTTACTGCTGCTGCCCGGCGATGTTTTTGCCACCCGTCAGCCGGATCCGGTTCTGCAGCAGATCGAGCAGAGCCACGATCTCAGCATCAGCACTAACGATGCGTTTCGTGCCGTCAGCAAGTACTGGGATCGCGTCAGCCGTCCCGAGCAGCTGATGAGCGCCTGTATCAACGCCATGCGCGTGCTGACCGACCCGGCCGAAACCGGGGCGGTGACGCTGGCGCTGCCGCAGGATGTGCAGGGCGAAGCCTGGGATTTCCCGGACTACTTCTTCCAGAAACGCGTTCACCGTCTGGATCGCCGCCTGCCCACGCCGGCGCAGCTGGAAGAGGCACTGGCGCTGATTGCGCGCAAACATAAGCCGCTGATCGTGGTGGGTGGCGGGGTGAAATACGCTGAGGCTGGCCAGGCGCTGCTGAAGTTTGCCGAGCGTTTCCAGATTCCGTTTGCCGAAACGCAGGCGGGCAAAGGCACCATCGTTTCTGACCATCCGCTGAACGTGGGCGGCGTGGGTGAGACCGGCTGCCTGGCCGCCAACCTGCTGGCGAAAGAGGCCGATCTGGTGATTGGTATCGGCACGCGTTACACCGATTTCACCACCGCGTCGAAATGGATTTTCCAGAACCCGGCGGTGAGCTACCTCAATCTGAACGTCAGTAACTTCGACAGCTATAAGCTGGATGGGGTGCAGCTGCTGGCAGATGCGCGGGAAGGGCTGACGGCGCTGGAAGCCGGCCTGCAGGGGTTTGAAAGCCACTGGGGCGGGCAGATTGAGCAGGCGCAGAGCAAACTGCTGAAAGAGACGCAGCGCGTGTATGCCGCCACGTTTAATACAGAGGATTTTATCCCGGAAATTGCCGACCACATCGACCGCGAAGCGCTGTTCAGTGAATTCGAGCGTCTGACCCGTTCCGTGCTGACGCAGAGCAGCGTGCTGGGCACGCTCAACGCACAGCTCCCAAAGGATGCGGTGATTGTGGCCGCTGCGGGTAGCCTGCCGGGGGACCTGCAGCGCGTGTGGCGCACCAAAGATTACAACGCTTATCACGTGGAGTATGGCTACTCCTGCATGGGCTATGAAGTGAACGCCGCCCTGGGCGTGAAGCTGGCGCAGCCGCAGCGTGAAGTGTATGCCATGGTCGGCGACGGCTCCTTCATGATGCTGCACTCCGAGCTGGTGACCTCGATTCAGGAAGGCGCGAAGATCAACGTCATTCTGCTGGATAACATGACCAATGGCTGCATCAACAACCTGCAGATGGAACACGGTATGGACAGCTTCACAACCGAATTCCGCTTCCGCAATCCGGAGGGCGGCAAACTGGATGGCGGCTTTGTGCCGGTGGATTTCGCGGCGATTGCCGGCGGCTATGGCTGTAAGACCTATCGCGTAACCACGCTGGATGAGCTGAAAGCCGCGCTGGCTGATGCGCAGCAGCAGACGGTTTCCACCCTGATTGACATCAAAGTGCTGCCGAAAACCATGGTGCACAAATACTTCAGCTGGTGGCACGTGGGTGTCGCCCAGACCTCGACCTCAGAACGCACCCGGCAGGTGGCGGAAAAGCTGAATCAGCATATCGATCAGGCCCGTAAATATTAA
- a CDS encoding bifunctional 5-dehydro-2-deoxygluconokinase/5-dehydro-2-deoxyphosphogluconate aldolase, with protein sequence MSTQQKRLDVICIGRIAVDLYGQQIGSRLEDMTSFNKYLGGSSGNVAYGTAIQGLKSAMLARVGDEHNGRFLREALQRVGCNTDGLITDKNRLTALVILGIKDEETFPLIFYRDNCADMGLVPEDIQEEFIASSRAVAVTGTHLSHPDTRAAVLKALDIARRHGLRTALDIDYRPVLWGLTSLGDGETRFIESSEVTRQLQEVVHYFDLIVGTEEEFHIAGGSTDTLTALKNVRQASQATLVCKRGPLGCVVFEGDIPDSWEQTRLHSGVRVEVLNVLGAGDAFMSGLLRGWLNDEGWEQACRYANACGALVVSRHGCAPAMPTKEELDDFLSREHEVKRPDLDARLNHLHRVTTRTQQWPELNVFAFDHRKQLADMAREAGVSETRIPQLKLLLLQAAQEAASEAGLNEKSGILADTTYGQKALNAITGQRWWIGRPIELPGSRPLRLEHGNIGSQLVDWPAEHVVKCLVFYHPHDSAALRKEQDEQVLDVWKGCNKSGHELLLEVILPESNPDHQESYYADILRHFYSLGIQPDWWKLPPLSADSWQAISALIEENDPHCRGILLLGLDAPEEKLKAGFAAAARAPWVKGFAVGRTIFGQPSRQWLKGELDDQALVETVKGNYLRLIGYWRAARG encoded by the coding sequence ATGAGTACACAACAGAAGCGGCTTGATGTGATTTGTATTGGACGCATCGCCGTCGATCTCTATGGTCAGCAAATTGGATCGCGTCTGGAGGATATGACCAGCTTCAATAAATATCTGGGCGGCTCTTCCGGTAACGTGGCATACGGCACCGCGATCCAGGGCCTGAAATCCGCCATGCTGGCGCGCGTCGGCGATGAGCACAACGGCCGTTTTCTGCGGGAAGCCCTGCAGCGTGTAGGCTGTAATACCGACGGCCTGATTACCGATAAAAACCGTCTGACCGCGCTGGTGATCCTCGGCATTAAAGATGAAGAGACCTTTCCGCTGATTTTCTACCGCGATAACTGCGCCGACATGGGCCTGGTGCCGGAAGACATTCAGGAAGAGTTTATTGCCTCTTCCCGTGCGGTCGCGGTCACCGGCACGCATCTGTCACACCCGGATACGCGCGCTGCGGTGCTCAAGGCGCTGGATATCGCCAGGCGTCACGGCCTGCGCACCGCGCTGGATATTGATTACCGTCCGGTGCTGTGGGGGCTGACCTCCCTCGGTGACGGTGAAACGCGGTTTATTGAATCCAGCGAGGTGACCCGTCAGCTGCAGGAAGTGGTGCACTATTTTGATTTGATCGTCGGGACGGAAGAGGAATTCCATATCGCCGGTGGCAGCACCGATACGCTGACGGCGCTGAAAAACGTGCGTCAGGCGAGCCAGGCCACGCTGGTCTGCAAACGCGGTCCGCTGGGTTGCGTGGTGTTTGAAGGTGACATTCCGGATAGCTGGGAGCAGACGCGCCTGCACAGCGGCGTTCGCGTTGAAGTCCTGAACGTACTGGGTGCAGGCGATGCCTTTATGTCCGGCCTGCTGCGCGGCTGGCTGAATGACGAAGGCTGGGAGCAGGCGTGCCGCTACGCCAACGCCTGCGGCGCGCTGGTGGTATCACGTCACGGCTGTGCGCCCGCCATGCCGACCAAAGAAGAGCTGGATGATTTCCTCAGCCGTGAACACGAGGTAAAACGTCCCGATCTGGATGCGCGTCTTAACCATCTGCATCGTGTCACCACCCGTACGCAGCAGTGGCCGGAACTGAATGTTTTTGCTTTTGATCACCGCAAACAGCTGGCGGACATGGCGCGCGAAGCAGGTGTCAGTGAAACACGCATTCCACAGCTGAAACTGCTGCTGCTGCAGGCAGCGCAGGAGGCGGCCAGCGAAGCCGGTCTGAATGAAAAGAGCGGCATTCTCGCCGACACCACCTATGGCCAGAAAGCCCTGAACGCGATTACCGGACAGCGCTGGTGGATTGGACGTCCGATCGAGCTGCCGGGTTCGCGTCCGCTGCGTCTGGAGCACGGCAATATCGGCTCACAGCTGGTCGACTGGCCCGCCGAGCACGTGGTGAAATGTCTGGTGTTTTACCATCCGCATGACAGCGCCGCGCTGCGCAAAGAGCAGGATGAGCAGGTGCTGGATGTCTGGAAAGGCTGTAACAAGAGCGGCCACGAGCTGCTGCTGGAGGTGATCCTGCCGGAGAGCAATCCGGATCATCAGGAATCCTACTACGCGGATATTCTGCGTCACTTCTACAGCCTGGGTATTCAGCCGGACTGGTGGAAACTGCCGCCGCTCTCCGCTGACAGCTGGCAGGCGATCAGCGCGCTGATCGAGGAGAACGATCCCCACTGCCGCGGCATTCTGCTGTTAGGGCTCGACGCGCCCGAAGAGAAGCTGAAAGCCGGTTTCGCCGCCGCCGCCCGGGCGCCGTGGGTGAAAGGATTTGCTGTCGGACGCACCATTTTCGGTCAGCCTTCCCGCCAGTGGCTGAAGGGCGAACTGGACGATCAGGCGCTGGTCGAGACGGTGAAAGGAAACTATCTGCGCCTGATTGGCTACTGGCGCGCGGCGCGCGGGTAG
- a CDS encoding MurR/RpiR family transcriptional regulator, whose protein sequence is MTNNPTQLTLLQDDIRRRYETLSKRLKQVARYILDNSNSIAFDTVASISQQADVPPSTLIRFANAFGFSGFNEMKQVFRQHLMEETVNYTERARLFRQTATDDSASSPESPVEILNVFTMVNSQALQQLAMQVNPDQLNKAVKMLNEAENIYIIGLRRSFSVASYLVYALRHLERRAFLIDGLGGMFTEQLSMVNPKDVVIAISYSPYAREAVELVELGAKRGAHQIAITDSQVSPLAAFSDVCFVVREAQVDGFRSQVASLCLAQTLAVSLALNNSTSE, encoded by the coding sequence ATGACCAATAATCCAACCCAACTCACCTTGTTACAGGACGATATCCGTCGTCGCTACGAGACGCTGAGTAAACGCCTGAAGCAGGTGGCTCGTTATATTCTTGATAACAGCAACAGCATCGCGTTTGACACCGTCGCCTCAATCTCGCAGCAGGCGGATGTGCCGCCCTCCACGCTGATTCGCTTCGCCAATGCGTTTGGCTTCAGCGGCTTCAACGAAATGAAACAGGTTTTTCGTCAGCATCTGATGGAGGAAACGGTTAACTATACCGAGCGCGCGCGCCTGTTCCGTCAGACAGCCACCGACGACAGCGCCAGCTCGCCGGAGAGCCCGGTGGAAATCCTGAACGTGTTCACCATGGTCAACAGCCAGGCGCTGCAGCAGCTGGCTATGCAGGTGAATCCCGATCAGCTCAATAAAGCGGTGAAGATGCTGAATGAAGCGGAAAACATCTACATCATCGGCCTGCGCCGTTCGTTCAGCGTCGCCTCCTATCTGGTTTACGCGCTGCGCCATCTGGAGCGTCGCGCCTTTCTGATTGACGGTCTCGGCGGCATGTTTACCGAGCAGCTCAGCATGGTGAACCCGAAGGATGTGGTGATTGCCATCAGCTACTCGCCGTATGCCCGTGAAGCGGTTGAGCTGGTGGAGCTGGGTGCCAAGCGCGGTGCGCATCAGATCGCTATCACCGATAGTCAGGTCAGCCCGCTGGCCGCTTTCAGTGACGTCTGTTTTGTCGTGCGTGAAGCACAGGTGGATGGTTTCCGTTCGCAGGTTGCTTCGCTGTGTCTGGCGCAGACCCTTGCCGTTTCTCTGGCGCTGAACAACAGCACCAGCGAATAA